The following are encoded in a window of Brockia lithotrophica genomic DNA:
- a CDS encoding type II secretion system F family protein: MPQFRYRALDAGGRAIRGEVTAADPSQAASLLRRQGLLVTELREETDARPRPQEEGGLSGWVPVRQGDVLLTLKQLASLLRAGVSLSVSLSVLERQTRNARLRRILREVREAVEGGTPLSEALARHRVFPKLVSSLVQTGETSGLLDVSLERATRYWEERMALRRRILSGVLYPAIVFVAAIGEAVFLIAYVIPKILPLLQELGGELPWNTLLLIRIGEVVPPNLPKIGLAALALVGFGVLSFRVPSLRYYAERVLFSLPVLGEILRYSLIVQFATTMALLLQSGVSMLESLRATRETIGNTVLRGLLSEMEAAVLEGKGLSETLQWPQAGALFPPMVGSMVQVGEETGGIDGALEMLAGVYGELLETKIARALSLLEPMLLVVMGGMVAFVASALIGAVLASYGAISHH; encoded by the coding sequence GTGCCGCAGTTTCGCTACCGGGCGCTCGACGCCGGCGGTCGGGCAATCCGCGGGGAGGTTACGGCCGCCGATCCCTCGCAAGCCGCATCTCTGCTTCGGCGGCAGGGCCTCCTCGTAACCGAACTTCGAGAGGAAACCGACGCGCGGCCGCGCCCGCAGGAGGAGGGGGGCCTTTCGGGTTGGGTTCCCGTGCGCCAAGGGGACGTGCTCCTCACGCTCAAGCAGCTCGCCTCCCTCCTCCGCGCCGGGGTGTCGTTGTCTGTATCCCTTTCGGTGTTGGAACGGCAGACGCGGAACGCCCGGCTCCGCCGGATTTTGCGGGAAGTCCGCGAGGCGGTGGAAGGGGGGACCCCCTTGAGCGAAGCGCTGGCGCGCCACCGCGTCTTTCCCAAGTTGGTTTCAAGCCTCGTACAGACGGGCGAAACAAGCGGGTTGCTCGACGTATCCCTCGAGCGGGCGACGCGGTATTGGGAAGAGCGAATGGCGCTCCGGCGGCGAATTCTCTCGGGGGTTCTTTACCCGGCGATCGTCTTCGTCGCGGCCATTGGGGAGGCGGTCTTCCTCATCGCCTACGTGATCCCCAAGATCCTCCCCCTCCTCCAAGAACTCGGGGGCGAGCTGCCCTGGAATACCTTGCTTCTCATCCGCATCGGGGAAGTGGTTCCGCCCAACTTGCCCAAGATCGGCCTGGCGGCGCTCGCCCTTGTGGGGTTTGGAGTTTTGTCCTTCCGGGTACCTTCGCTGCGCTACTACGCGGAGCGCGTCCTCTTTTCCCTCCCCGTTCTCGGGGAAATCTTGCGGTACTCGCTCATCGTCCAATTTGCGACGACGATGGCCCTCCTCCTCCAAAGCGGCGTTTCCATGCTCGAGTCGCTTCGCGCCACGCGGGAAACCATCGGGAATACCGTCCTTCGGGGTCTCCTTTCGGAGATGGAAGCGGCCGTCTTGGAGGGAAAGGGTCTTTCCGAAACCCTTCAGTGGCCCCAGGCGGGTGCCCTCTTCCCCCCCATGGTCGGAAGTATGGTACAGGTAGGGGAGGAAACCGGAGGGATCGATGGAGCCCTGGAAATGCTCGCCGGAGTGTACGGGGAGCTTCTCGAGACCAAGATCGCCCGAGCGCTGTCTTTGCTCGAACCGATGCTCCTCGTGGTCATGGGAGGAATGGTGGCGTTCGTGGCCTCCGCGCTCATCGGGGCCGTCCTCGCGAGCTACGGTGCCATCTCCCACCATTGA
- the thiC gene encoding phosphomethylpyrimidine synthase ThiC translates to MANAKPNLAVRNYAGIFPNSRKVYLRGSRPDIRVPFREILLTRDGKHLAVTPPEHPDDPYAPWGDGEGETSLLVYDTSGPYTDPGADIDPYRGLKPLRTPWVLERGDVDWVRGRTGRTVLRAKGDRAVTQLAYAKRGIVTPEMEFAAIREGVDPEVVREEIARGRAILPANVNHEALEPMVIGKKFHVKINANIGTSALSSSVEEEVEKMVWAILWGADTVMDLSTGPRIYETREWILRNAPVPVGTVPVYEALERVGGRPEDLTWEVYRDTLIDHAEQGVDYVTIHAGLRLAYVPLTAERVTGIVSRGGSILAAWMLATHEENFLYTHFDEILEICRAYDCAISLGDGLRPGSIADANDAAQFAELRTLGELAARAYEADVQVMIEGPGHIPMHLIRENVALEESWCREAPFYTLGPIVTDVAPGYDHITSAIGAAMIALSGAAMLCYVTPKEHLGLPNRDDVKEGVIAYKIAAHAADVAKGHPRAKRRDDALSRARFAFRWEDQFNLGLDPERARAYYDASMPEEQLARTTHFCSMCGPKFCSMRISTDLLAYAREKGLSVEAAREAGMREMSERFRAAGGDVYV, encoded by the coding sequence ATGGCGAACGCCAAGCCCAACCTCGCCGTGCGCAACTACGCGGGGATCTTCCCCAACAGCCGCAAAGTCTACCTGCGCGGGTCGCGACCCGACATACGGGTTCCCTTTCGCGAGATCCTCCTCACCCGCGACGGGAAGCACCTCGCCGTCACGCCGCCGGAACATCCGGACGATCCGTACGCTCCCTGGGGCGACGGAGAGGGAGAAACTTCCCTCCTCGTGTACGACACGAGCGGACCGTACACAGATCCCGGTGCGGACATCGACCCGTACCGCGGACTTAAGCCGCTGCGCACGCCGTGGGTTCTCGAACGCGGGGACGTGGATTGGGTACGGGGGCGCACGGGCCGTACCGTGCTTCGCGCCAAGGGCGACCGGGCCGTCACGCAGCTCGCCTACGCCAAGCGGGGGATCGTGACCCCGGAGATGGAGTTTGCGGCCATCCGCGAAGGCGTGGATCCGGAGGTCGTACGAGAGGAAATCGCCCGCGGCCGGGCCATCCTCCCCGCCAACGTGAACCACGAAGCCCTCGAGCCCATGGTCATCGGGAAGAAGTTCCACGTCAAGATCAACGCGAACATCGGTACCTCCGCCCTCTCCTCCTCCGTGGAAGAAGAGGTCGAAAAGATGGTCTGGGCGATCCTCTGGGGGGCGGACACGGTGATGGACCTCTCCACGGGGCCACGGATCTACGAGACGCGGGAGTGGATCTTGCGCAACGCGCCCGTACCTGTGGGAACCGTGCCCGTGTACGAGGCCTTGGAACGCGTGGGCGGCCGTCCGGAAGACCTCACCTGGGAAGTGTACCGCGACACCCTCATCGACCACGCCGAACAGGGCGTGGACTACGTGACGATCCACGCCGGACTGCGCCTCGCCTACGTGCCGCTCACGGCGGAGCGCGTAACGGGCATCGTCTCGCGCGGCGGATCGATCCTCGCGGCGTGGATGCTCGCCACGCACGAGGAGAACTTCCTGTACACGCACTTCGACGAAATCCTCGAGATCTGCCGCGCCTACGACTGCGCCATTTCCCTCGGCGACGGCCTGCGTCCCGGTTCGATCGCCGACGCCAACGACGCCGCCCAATTTGCCGAACTCCGCACCCTCGGAGAACTCGCCGCCCGCGCCTACGAAGCGGACGTGCAGGTGATGATCGAAGGACCGGGGCACATCCCCATGCACCTCATTCGGGAGAACGTGGCCCTGGAGGAATCCTGGTGCCGCGAAGCGCCCTTCTACACCTTGGGACCAATCGTGACGGACGTCGCCCCGGGGTACGACCACATCACCTCTGCCATCGGGGCGGCGATGATCGCCCTTTCTGGAGCCGCCATGCTCTGCTACGTCACGCCCAAGGAGCACCTCGGCCTTCCCAACCGGGACGACGTGAAGGAAGGCGTGATCGCCTATAAGATCGCCGCCCACGCCGCAGACGTCGCCAAAGGCCATCCGCGCGCCAAGCGGCGGGACGACGCGCTTTCGCGGGCGCGCTTCGCCTTCCGCTGGGAAGACCAGTTCAACCTCGGCCTCGACCCCGAACGCGCGCGCGCCTACTACGACGCCTCCATGCCGGAGGAGCAACTCGCGCGCACGACGCACTTCTGCTCCATGTGCGGGCCGAAGTTCTGCAGCATGCGCATCAGCACGGACCTCCTCGCCTATGCGCGGGAAAAGGGGCTTTCCGTAGAGGCCGCGCGGGAAGCGGGGATGCGGGAGATGAGCGAACGCTTCCGCGCCGCGGGTGGCGACGTGTACGTGTGA
- the nagA gene encoding N-acetylglucosamine-6-phosphate deacetylase, with protein MGISRTPQELADFCIDGVQVLAPDPLPGKASVCVRDGKIVKVSGGTFRGSDGREGRGTPGSPGKGMVPVRYALRGGAYLVPGFVDLHVHGGGGGDFSSPDPEGHRESLRFHARHGTTSLLATTVSLAPRELEAALHTLRESMSAPPDDGARILGIHLEGPFLAPAYAGAQNPKALRLPDFALWERWNEISGGAIRIVTLAPELPGALPFLATLRARGVLPAAGHTAAPYRVLRRAVRAGLAHVAHLFNGMPPMHHRRPGPVGAALLCPRLTAEVIADGAHLHVAAVRIAHRLKGARRLALVTDAISAAGLSDGRYRLGETEVEVRRGRAYVAGTHKLAGSTGTMEAGLRRLVFGAKIPLPDAVRMASTTPAEILGLTTKGRIAPGYDADLVLLDRSLRVVAVWREGRLLYSRG; from the coding sequence GTGGGTATTTCACGTACGCCTCAAGAACTAGCTGATTTCTGCATCGACGGCGTACAGGTGCTCGCTCCGGATCCGTTGCCGGGCAAGGCTTCCGTATGCGTGCGCGATGGGAAGATCGTAAAGGTATCCGGCGGCACGTTTCGCGGGAGCGACGGGAGAGAAGGTAGGGGCACACCGGGTTCTCCTGGAAAGGGTATGGTACCCGTCCGGTATGCCCTACGCGGTGGCGCGTATCTCGTGCCGGGATTCGTCGACCTTCACGTGCATGGGGGAGGGGGCGGCGACTTTTCCTCCCCCGACCCCGAAGGGCATCGCGAGAGCCTCCGCTTTCACGCCCGCCACGGGACGACGTCCCTTTTGGCCACCACCGTGAGCCTCGCACCTCGAGAACTCGAAGCCGCCCTCCACACCTTGCGGGAAAGCATGTCCGCTCCGCCCGACGATGGCGCTCGGATCTTGGGGATTCACCTCGAAGGCCCCTTCCTCGCCCCCGCCTACGCGGGAGCGCAAAATCCCAAAGCGCTCCGCCTCCCCGACTTCGCCCTTTGGGAGCGCTGGAACGAAATTTCCGGCGGGGCGATCCGCATCGTCACGTTGGCCCCCGAGCTTCCCGGAGCTTTGCCGTTTCTCGCCACCCTTCGGGCGAGGGGAGTCCTCCCTGCGGCGGGCCACACCGCCGCACCGTACCGCGTGCTCCGCCGGGCGGTGCGGGCCGGTCTTGCGCACGTCGCCCACCTCTTCAACGGTATGCCTCCCATGCACCACCGCCGCCCCGGGCCCGTGGGGGCTGCCCTGCTCTGTCCCCGCCTTACGGCGGAGGTCATCGCCGACGGCGCACACCTGCACGTCGCGGCCGTCCGCATTGCCCATCGCCTCAAAGGGGCCCGCCGGTTGGCGCTCGTGACCGACGCGATTTCCGCCGCCGGCCTTTCCGATGGGCGCTACCGCCTCGGGGAAACGGAGGTCGAGGTGCGGCGCGGCAGGGCGTACGTGGCCGGAACGCACAAGCTCGCGGGGAGCACGGGGACGATGGAGGCGGGTTTGCGTCGCCTCGTCTTCGGAGCCAAAATCCCCCTTCCGGACGCCGTGCGCATGGCCAGCACGACGCCTGCGGAAATCCTCGGACTTACGACGAAGGGGCGTATCGCGCCGGGGTACGACGCGGACCTCGTCCTCCTCGACCGCTCCTTGCGCGTCGTCGCCGTGTGGCGGGAGGGCCGGCTCCTCTATTCCCGCGGGTAG
- a CDS encoding N-acetylmuramoyl-L-alanine amidase family protein, which produces MRIVLDPGHGGMDPGAVGNGLVEKEVTLVLARLVREALQRYESVEILLTREDDVTVSLAERVRMANEVAADVFLSLHVNAFSDPRPRGFESYIHSSLADTGRTAQIRAAIHQRTAETFLRFGSPDRGPKKADFTVLRETRMPAVLTENGFLSNPEDARLLKDDRFLRAVADAHARGVAEAFGLTARTKAPSPFPDPPEAHTRPNKLYIVQIGAFRERANAERLAARARACGFEAIVKEVDVGGA; this is translated from the coding sequence GTGCGCATCGTCCTCGATCCCGGACACGGCGGAATGGACCCTGGAGCCGTAGGCAACGGCCTCGTCGAAAAGGAGGTCACGCTCGTCCTCGCACGCCTCGTTCGGGAGGCCCTTCAGCGGTACGAAAGCGTAGAAATCCTCCTTACGCGCGAAGACGACGTCACCGTTTCCTTGGCCGAACGCGTGCGAATGGCAAACGAGGTTGCGGCGGACGTCTTTCTCTCGCTCCACGTGAACGCCTTTTCGGACCCTCGTCCCCGCGGGTTCGAAAGCTACATCCACTCGAGTCTTGCGGACACGGGGCGAACGGCGCAAATCCGCGCCGCGATTCACCAAAGGACGGCAGAGACATTCCTGCGTTTCGGCTCTCCCGATCGGGGCCCGAAAAAGGCGGACTTCACCGTCCTGCGGGAAACGCGCATGCCGGCCGTGCTTACGGAAAATGGGTTTCTCTCGAATCCCGAAGATGCCCGACTGCTCAAAGACGACCGCTTCCTCCGCGCGGTGGCCGATGCCCACGCGCGGGGAGTCGCAGAGGCCTTCGGACTGACCGCGCGAACTAAGGCTCCTTCGCCCTTTCCCGATCCGCCCGAAGCGCATACGCGGCCCAACAAGCTGTACATCGTCCAGATCGGCGCCTTCCGCGAGCGCGCGAACGCCGAACGGCTTGCCGCGCGCGCCCGCGCCTGCGGATTTGAGGCGATCGTCAAAGAGGTCGACGTAGGAGGCGCGTAA
- a CDS encoding glycoside hydrolase family 25 protein: MGENERPRGLDVSNWQGAIDWRRVAAQGLSFAYVKATEGTTFRDPYFAENASRAAEAGLAVGAYHFFRAKSVGEARAEAEFFLGQTADFRLTLPPALDVEIPPTGDPVAFREAVLAWLEYVSNRTLRPVVYSFPAFVVQYLGDPQFERYPLWIASWDRAPSEPLGAWKNWTFWQYTCSGIIDGITGRVCLDVHRGPLDLASEETPAPPPTDAPLISEASPASPPESPPLTPESEVEGRNEPGAAPHEETLPPDETSSLPHSEGNDTFAFRLLAAVRKILLFLFTRIFSPILRRTPNSHGDADARKE, encoded by the coding sequence ATGGGGGAAAACGAACGTCCTCGCGGGCTCGACGTGTCCAATTGGCAGGGAGCGATCGACTGGCGGCGCGTCGCCGCCCAAGGACTGAGCTTCGCCTACGTAAAGGCTACGGAAGGGACGACGTTTCGCGACCCTTACTTCGCGGAAAACGCCTCGAGGGCCGCGGAAGCCGGGCTCGCCGTGGGCGCCTACCACTTCTTCCGCGCAAAGTCCGTCGGAGAAGCGCGGGCGGAAGCCGAGTTTTTCCTCGGGCAAACCGCCGACTTTCGCCTCACCCTTCCTCCGGCCCTCGACGTCGAAATTCCGCCCACCGGAGATCCCGTGGCCTTTCGAGAGGCGGTCTTGGCGTGGCTCGAGTACGTATCCAACCGCACCCTTCGTCCGGTGGTGTACTCCTTCCCCGCGTTTGTCGTGCAGTACCTCGGCGATCCGCAGTTTGAAAGGTACCCCCTCTGGATCGCTTCTTGGGATCGCGCTCCCTCGGAGCCGCTCGGGGCGTGGAAGAACTGGACGTTTTGGCAGTACACGTGCTCCGGCATAATCGACGGGATCACCGGGCGCGTATGCCTAGACGTACACCGTGGCCCCCTCGACCTCGCCTCCGAAGAAACGCCCGCCCCGCCACCAACGGATGCGCCCCTCATCTCCGAGGCAAGCCCAGCCTCACCGCCCGAAAGCCCTCCCCTCACCCCGGAATCGGAAGTCGAAGGGAGGAACGAACCCGGGGCGGCGCCGCACGAAGAAACCCTTCCGCCGGACGAAACCTCTTCCCTCCCGCATTCGGAGGGAAACGACACCTTCGCCTTCCGACTCCTTGCGGCGGTTCGGAAGATCTTGCTCTTTCTTTTCACTCGAATTTTCTCTCCCATCCTCCGAAGAACGCCGAACTCGCACGGGGATGCGGACGCGCGAAAAGAGTAA
- a CDS encoding SDR family NAD(P)-dependent oxidoreductase — MDLGLAGKTALVVGGTKGIGLAIARGLAEEGARVAVAGRSSPPDGAMPWASSFRADLTTEEAREGFARAVSEELGDVDVLVVTLGGSLGTGEFRTAKLEDFRRVMELNFFAPLHLTKLFLPSLERRKGVVLYVGSIWGLEAGGKPAYNAAKAALASLTKMAGRELLPLGVRVVGIAPGSILHPTSSWKRMEENDPQGFAAFVHANLPAGRLGTAEEVAAVAVFLASPRASWVAATTVVVDGGQSLRF; from the coding sequence GTGGATCTCGGTCTCGCAGGAAAAACGGCCCTCGTCGTAGGAGGAACCAAGGGGATCGGACTGGCGATCGCCCGCGGACTTGCGGAGGAAGGGGCGCGCGTGGCGGTTGCGGGGAGGAGTTCCCCGCCGGACGGAGCGATGCCTTGGGCGAGCTCCTTTCGCGCAGATCTCACAACGGAAGAGGCAAGGGAAGGCTTCGCCCGCGCCGTTTCGGAAGAGCTGGGGGACGTAGACGTTCTCGTGGTCACCCTGGGCGGAAGCCTGGGCACGGGAGAATTCCGCACCGCGAAGCTCGAGGATTTTCGCCGCGTCATGGAGCTCAACTTTTTCGCCCCCCTGCACCTCACGAAGCTCTTTCTCCCGAGCCTCGAGCGGAGAAAGGGGGTAGTGCTGTACGTCGGGTCCATTTGGGGGCTCGAGGCCGGCGGCAAACCAGCATACAACGCGGCTAAGGCGGCACTCGCGAGCCTCACGAAGATGGCCGGACGGGAACTCCTCCCGCTGGGAGTTCGCGTCGTGGGAATCGCCCCAGGGTCCATCCTGCACCCGACGAGCAGCTGGAAGCGTATGGAAGAAAACGACCCCCAGGGGTTCGCCGCCTTCGTACACGCCAACCTCCCGGCGGGGCGTTTGGGTACGGCCGAAGAAGTCGCCGCCGTAGCCGTGTTTCTCGCCTCCCCGCGCGCGTCCTGGGTTGCGGCGACCACCGTCGTCGTCGACGGCGGACAATCCCTTCGGTTTTAG
- a CDS encoding iron ABC transporter substrate-binding protein: MAKRLRHIRLFVALVLSLALVGTLAACGGKTQTSAPSETPGTQAPSAGKAEGQIQITDAAGRTVTLSAPAKRVVAIGPGALRLVTYVDGMESVVGVEQIEKGSNPGKTYGYPFKDRIEALPVIGQGGPDTPPNVEKIVEVKPDVIFAVQPSDAKGADDLQAKTGVPVIVLSYGPLGTLDKPLFTSIQNIGKALGKEKRAQEVVDFIEKTMADLKQRTKDIPDAQKPTVYVGGLGFKGGHGITSTQKNFPPFVLTHAKNVAAALDKDVVPDLDREKLVEWNPDIIFLDLGNLKLVTDDYQKERQFYESLKAVKDKKVFGIYPFNYYNTNVETALWDAYIVGKVLYPDKFQDVDLTKKGEEIYAAFFGEAGKKIPAELEKAYGKAGAPIDLSKPAGQQIELGK, from the coding sequence ATGGCAAAAAGGCTTCGCCACATCCGCCTTTTTGTCGCACTGGTACTATCGCTTGCCCTCGTAGGGACGCTTGCCGCATGCGGCGGAAAGACGCAGACCTCCGCTCCGTCGGAGACTCCGGGGACGCAGGCTCCGTCGGCGGGTAAGGCCGAAGGCCAAATTCAGATCACGGATGCCGCCGGCCGCACGGTCACCTTGTCGGCACCAGCAAAGCGGGTCGTGGCCATCGGGCCGGGCGCCCTACGCCTCGTCACATACGTTGACGGCATGGAGAGCGTGGTCGGCGTCGAGCAGATCGAAAAGGGATCGAACCCGGGAAAGACCTACGGCTATCCGTTTAAGGACAGGATTGAGGCCCTCCCCGTGATCGGGCAGGGCGGGCCGGACACGCCTCCCAACGTGGAAAAGATTGTCGAGGTCAAACCAGACGTGATCTTTGCCGTTCAGCCGTCGGATGCCAAGGGAGCCGACGACCTCCAGGCCAAGACGGGCGTTCCCGTGATCGTCCTGTCGTACGGTCCCCTGGGGACGCTGGACAAGCCGCTCTTTACGTCGATCCAAAACATCGGGAAGGCGCTTGGCAAGGAAAAGCGGGCGCAGGAGGTCGTCGATTTCATCGAAAAGACCATGGCAGACCTCAAGCAGCGGACGAAGGACATTCCCGACGCGCAAAAGCCTACCGTGTACGTAGGCGGCCTCGGGTTCAAGGGCGGCCACGGGATCACGAGCACGCAGAAGAACTTCCCGCCCTTCGTCCTCACGCACGCGAAAAACGTTGCCGCGGCGCTAGACAAAGACGTGGTCCCCGACCTCGACCGGGAAAAGCTCGTCGAGTGGAACCCCGACATCATCTTCTTGGACCTCGGCAACCTCAAGCTCGTGACGGACGACTATCAGAAGGAGAGGCAGTTCTACGAGAGCCTTAAGGCCGTAAAGGACAAAAAGGTGTTCGGGATCTACCCCTTCAACTACTACAACACAAACGTCGAAACCGCTCTGTGGGACGCGTACATCGTCGGCAAGGTACTCTACCCCGACAAGTTCCAAGACGTCGACCTGACGAAGAAGGGCGAGGAAATCTACGCGGCGTTCTTCGGCGAGGCCGGCAAAAAGATTCCCGCGGAGCTTGAAAAGGCCTACGGCAAGGCGGGTGCGCCCATCGACCTTTCGAAGCCCGCAGGGCAGCAGATCGAACTCGGGAAGTGA
- a CDS encoding FecCD family ABC transporter permease yields MVTQPLSVGRRYQGYIRAKWAVIFATLLGTVILMLYAIVAGSANLSVAEVVRTLLGEGDARMNVIIWNIRLPRVLAAVVAGMGLSVAGAVAQSVLRNPLASPFTLGITQGAAFGAAVAIFFLGAGGARNMEHVFINNPYVVVIFAFVGSLATTLVVIFLAKMFRATPEALVLSGVALSSLFQAGTMLIQYFADDVTVASIVFWTFGDIGRATWRDLAIMTVVVLAATLYFFYNRWNYNALDSGEEAAKGLGVDVERVRLSGMFVTALVAAVIVAFLGIIGFIGLIGPHIMRRLIGGDHRYLIPASTVFGGFILLASDTVGRVIISPVILPVGIVTSALGAPVFLYVLARGYRR; encoded by the coding sequence ATGGTCACGCAACCTTTGAGCGTCGGCCGCAGGTACCAGGGGTACATCCGGGCGAAGTGGGCTGTGATCTTCGCGACGCTTCTTGGCACGGTGATCCTCATGCTCTACGCGATCGTCGCGGGGTCGGCCAACCTGAGCGTCGCTGAGGTCGTGCGCACGCTCCTGGGCGAGGGAGACGCGCGGATGAACGTGATCATTTGGAACATCCGCCTTCCGCGCGTCCTCGCGGCGGTGGTGGCGGGGATGGGGCTTTCCGTCGCCGGCGCCGTCGCCCAGAGCGTCCTTCGCAACCCCCTCGCCTCGCCGTTTACCCTGGGGATCACCCAAGGTGCCGCCTTTGGCGCGGCGGTGGCGATCTTCTTCCTCGGCGCCGGCGGCGCCCGGAACATGGAGCACGTCTTCATCAACAACCCCTACGTCGTCGTGATCTTCGCCTTTGTCGGCTCCTTAGCTACGACGCTCGTCGTGATCTTCCTCGCCAAGATGTTTCGCGCCACGCCGGAGGCCCTCGTCCTTTCGGGAGTCGCGCTGAGCAGCCTCTTTCAGGCGGGTACGATGCTCATCCAGTACTTCGCCGACGACGTGACCGTAGCCTCTATCGTCTTTTGGACCTTCGGCGACATCGGGCGCGCCACGTGGCGGGATCTCGCGATCATGACGGTCGTCGTCCTCGCCGCCACGCTGTACTTCTTTTACAACCGTTGGAACTACAACGCCCTGGACAGCGGCGAAGAGGCGGCGAAGGGACTCGGCGTCGACGTGGAACGCGTCCGGCTTTCGGGCATGTTCGTGACCGCCCTCGTCGCTGCAGTGATCGTGGCCTTCCTGGGAATCATCGGCTTCATTGGCCTCATCGGCCCACACATCATGCGTCGACTCATCGGCGGCGACCACCGCTACCTCATTCCCGCCTCCACCGTCTTCGGCGGCTTCATCCTCCTCGCGTCGGACACCGTCGGTCGCGTGATTATCTCTCCCGTGATCCTCCCCGTGGGGATCGTCACCTCTGCCCTCGGAGCGCCCGTATTCCTCTACGTCCTTGCGAGGGGGTATCGGCGATGA
- a CDS encoding ABC transporter ATP-binding protein: MILRVDDVAFRYRSVPVLDGVSFSLNRGEVLAVLGNNGAGKSTLIKVINKILRPQRGTAYVDGKDVRSLTLLEIAQKVAYVSQRNESPRFTVFDAVLLGRKPYIKWDVTERDIQIVEDVLRRMRLEDYALRYLTELSGGELQKVVIARALAQEPEVLLFDEPTNNLDLRNQLEVLSIMRDLVKERKIAGVVVLHDLNLALRFADKFLFLKDRKVYAAGGPEVMAPEVIRAVYGVSVVVTHVSGIPVIVPLEAEQPSLPEREGASIRGDGAEDEAKLQAAAAETAMSALDGRRRRA; encoded by the coding sequence ATGATTCTCCGCGTCGACGACGTAGCCTTTCGCTACCGGAGCGTTCCGGTCCTCGATGGCGTTTCCTTTTCCTTGAATCGCGGGGAAGTTCTCGCCGTGCTCGGGAACAACGGGGCGGGCAAATCCACCCTCATCAAGGTCATCAACAAGATCCTTCGTCCACAGCGGGGTACGGCGTACGTAGATGGAAAGGACGTGCGTTCGCTCACGCTTTTGGAAATCGCCCAGAAGGTCGCGTACGTCTCCCAGCGTAACGAGAGCCCGCGCTTTACCGTGTTCGACGCGGTGCTCTTGGGCCGGAAGCCCTACATCAAGTGGGACGTCACCGAGCGCGACATCCAAATCGTAGAGGACGTCCTTCGGCGCATGCGCCTCGAGGACTACGCCTTGCGCTACCTCACGGAGTTGTCCGGCGGAGAGCTCCAAAAGGTCGTCATCGCCCGCGCCCTCGCCCAGGAACCCGAAGTGCTCCTCTTCGACGAGCCGACGAACAACCTCGACCTCCGCAACCAGCTCGAAGTGCTCTCGATCATGCGCGACCTCGTCAAGGAGCGGAAGATCGCGGGAGTCGTCGTCCTCCACGACCTCAACCTGGCCCTGCGCTTTGCCGACAAATTCCTCTTCCTCAAAGACCGCAAGGTCTACGCCGCGGGCGGTCCGGAGGTCATGGCGCCGGAGGTGATCCGCGCCGTCTACGGCGTTTCCGTCGTCGTCACGCACGTCTCCGGCATTCCGGTCATCGTCCCGCTGGAGGCCGAACAGCCTTCTCTGCCGGAGCGAGAAGGGGCTTCTATCCGGGGAGATGGAGCCGAGGACGAAGCGAAACTCCAGGCCGCTGCCGCCGAAACTGCGATGTCGGCGCTCGACGGTAGGAGAAGGCGCGCATGA